One Salinibacter sp. 10B genomic window, GTCTATGAAGCGCTCCAGGCGGCGCAGGGCACTTTCCCAGGTGTGCTCAAATTCCAGCCAGGGAAGCCAGTCATGCTCCACCCGCCCATTGCCAGCAAGGTACGGCTCCCCCTCCGGCCCAATCAGCAGCCTTCGCTCGGCACCGTATATTTCTACCTGGAGCGTAAGCACCTCGGCAAGACCTATGACCATCCATCGCGCGTCTGTGCCAGTAATACGCTCACGGCCGCCGACATTGACGGTATCGAGTTGCTCAATGACAGGCACGCCGCTCAATCCGGCCTTCTCGTAGCGGCGCTTCAATTCCATCGCTCGGTGCTTGAGGTCCTCCAGGTCGGCTGGGGCTTTTTCGGGAATCGTCGTGCTCATGCGATCGGGGGCTGGTAGTAAAAGAAAGTCGCCTGCATATAACCAGATTGGTCATTACTCGTTTCTCTCCTCCCTTGAAGTCTCCTCGAACAGATACCTCGGCTCTTCGTCAACGCTGAAGCGCAGCTCCCTCGCGATATTTAAGAGCGTGCTTCGATTCCTGCTTCCCCCTTCGAGGGCTCGTGATACAGCCGGTTGTGAGATCTCCAGCCGTTCAGCAACGTCACTCTGAGTGATCTTTTCCTCCTTCATTCGATCTCGCACTCGGTCTGCAATCTCTGAGAGCGTCAGGTAGGCCATTTCAATCCTTACACCATTGATTGTACAGGGATAATGAAGAGGAAAGATAGAAGAAGGAGGTTGTGCGCCCAAGCTTACCAAGCCGGAAGCCAACTGAGGTTTACGTCGACCCTGATGAGATTCCCTGTGTACTTTAGCTTTCAGGGTCTCTCATTCTCTACAACCCCCTACCTGCGATGACTCCTGACAATCAAGATAATCACGGCAGCAAGAAGACTTCGGCGCAGTCAGGCAGTGGTGAAAGAACCGGTGCAGAATCTGGGATATTGGACTTCGTCTCCAACGAGGCTGCAAGCCGGTACCCCCTTCCCCCAGCCCCAACACACCTCTACGATTGGTCCTTATTTCGTGAGTTCGACACTAAGAACAGTCTCTTCAATACTGGATTCAGAGAGCTCCGACACCTTCAACATGCAGAATCAGAAACAGAGACGAGCCTGATTGAAAAAGGAAGCTCAAACGGACTCACCTTGATCCACGAAAAGTCTGACCAACAAGAAAAGGACTCAACCTCTTATCGATCTCGCGAAAAAGAGCGACACCAGAAGCACAGGAAACGACGGAAGGCACTCATTGACGACTTCTGTGCCGGGTTCAAAATGGCTCTCAACCAGCATGGTGCCGCTGAACTGGAGTCCCGAAAGCAGATTCTCCAAGAGCGACTCTCCAAAGAGAACGAGCGCATTCAGAACCTCAAGCCGATCCTCCAATACCGACGCCTACTCCTTCAGAGACTCTGCCTACCGCGCATTGGAGAAGAGGAGGCAAATCGGATCTGGCCCAACGACGAAATTCCCCCCGTGAGAGACCCTACAGTTGGGATGGTTACCCCCCTCAGGGCCTCCTCCCTACCAGATGGGTTCTCCGTAGAAAAGCGTTCACTTGCGGACGGAAGTGGTTATTTTGCCATCTGGGTTCGCGTTACCGAGGAACGTCTCACCGAGGCAGGAATCGACCTGTTTGCCCTCCCCGATCGAGAGACGAGAATTGAGCCGGAGCTTTCACCGGAAAACACCCATTCTCTCCCCTCTACGTGGGAGGAGCTCACCGATCGAATCAGAAAACACTTCAGACCGAAGGTACGCGCTAAAATAGCCGCAGAAGAGATCCAAAGCCTTCTCCGGTTTCGTCTCGCGCTCCTCAAACAGTATCTGTGGGCGTTTGACGTCTACGGAAAGCCCATCGAGCTGACGGATGCTGTGCACATTCCGGATGGACTAAAAAACAAAGATAGGTCCCTCTCTCATTCGCTCTTGGCCATTCAGATCCTCAATCAGTGTCTCGGAGCAGGAATTCAACTAAACTCGCAAGCTGATCTTATAGAGCAAATCGAGAACAAAGTCTCCGTTCAGGACCGAGAAGTGTCAGGCGATTCGGTGCTTAAAGGTGCCAAACGGGTGATCCAAGAGTTTCCTTCTGCCGACAGCCCTGAAGGAACCGACTTATTCGATGTGCTCCTCGACTACGAGTACAAAATTCGACGGTGTGCAGAGGAGCTCAACGCTTCCTTGTCCAAATGACCCTCCTTTCTTTTCCCGCAGCTCATCTGTGGTCTCCATCAGGACAACTCACCTGCTCGTTCTCTAGCCTAATTAGTCGGTATAGGCTGCCCTCAAACGCCCAGACATATTCAGACATCTGGCGTGTCTGAGAATCTGCCCGCTAAATGCGGCGTGAAAGCTCCCGCGCTGCGAAAGACGACGAACATTCCAGCAAGCTTCCGGCCGACCGGCCGAGAGCCCGGCTCCCTTCGCAGCGCATCTCGGGAGTCGGGCTTTTTTGTTGGCCGGTAGACCTGGCGCTGTTCCTTGACTTATCGGCGACCTTACTAATTCGCGTGGATGGGGCCGCCTCGCCGGCGTCCTCATCCCGACGTCATATATGACCCCGCCTTTTCGACGGGGTCCTTTCAATTATCTTATCATCAAACTGCAATTAGCATGCAGCAAACAACCAATCACAGAAACCGGCGGACAACCTCCCAACACGGTCCTCCTTCAGATACGGATGGTCGTACAGGACTGAAGGACCCGAGGACTGCGAATACAGGAAGTTCTCAGAGAGAGGACGGCGGTCCGTCCGATGCCCTTTCGAAGCTGAACCGATGCGAACAGACAATCGAGCAGTATAAGGAGTCCGAGCTCCAAGCTGCTCGTGCAATGCGTCGAATCAGTAAGGAGGGGCTGCATCGGGAACTGGGTTTCATACGCATCGGAGAATATGCCAAGGAGAAGTTTGGCATCTCGAAGCAGCGGTGGTATCAACTTGTCGCTTACGCTGAGATACACGACAAGATCGACGGGCAGATCGAGTCAACCCAGGTTGACGTTCCGCTTCCAGAGAGCGAGTCGCACGTTCGCCCCCTTTCCGACTACAAGGACGATCCGGACATTCTTTTTGGAATGTGGAAAGCGGTCGTGGAAAGGTGTGACTCACTCACTCGGAAGAACGTGAAAGCAGCTGTGGACACCCTCACCGGTGGAAGTAACTCCTCCAATGAAGATGGCTCTGAGGAGGAATCTCACGGCGAGGACGCAGACTCCAACCGAGACAAGGAGAACGACTCTGAGAAGGAGAATTCGGATGAGGACGATGGCTCAGAAGAAAACTCCGACGGGAGCGACAGCTGTGACGACTCCAGTAAGAGCAGCGAACTGGAAAAGGCGCGCAGTCACTATTCTCCAGTGCTCGACGGACTAACCAACGGCGTTGCGGAGAGCCTTCTAGAGATCGCTGAAACGGTCTCCAGCAGCGGGCCTCTGCAAAAGAGCCACCTCGAAGATGTCCGTGCTCGCCACGAGAAGCTTTCCAGGGCTCCAACGGACGCCTCCTCATTTCCCTGCATCTCAGGAACGAAGGGGAACGTCAACGATCGCGATGTCCTGATCGCAATTCCCGAGGAGATGCTCACCAGGAAGATGGCGAAAGTGGCCGTCCCAATCGGCGTACCTCAGGCGCAGAACGAATTTGGGATCCCGGTCTCATTCTTCGATAAGAAGCCTCCCCTCCAGGACATCCGCTCCTGTTACGAGGAAAGGGAGAGAACCCCGACGTTCAATGGCGCAAATGAGCAGATTGACTGGGCAGACTACACGATCAACCCAGTCACAGGTTGCCTCCATTCGTGTGGCTATTGCTACGCTAGATACCTGTCAGAGGAGATGGGCAGATATAAACAGGGGTTCCACCCGACGTTCTACCCGGGGCGGCTCCTCGCCTTCTCAGAGGCACAACCACCGGAAGAGATCGACCATGTCCGCGAGAAAAATGTCTTCGTGGGCTCGATGTCGGACATCTTCGGGAAGTGGGTTCCCGACTGGATCATCCAGGCCATCCTTGACGAGGCAGAAGCGAACGCAGAGTTCAATTACCTCTTCCTCACCAAATTCCCGCAGAAGCTCAGCCGGTTCGACTTTCCCGACAACGCTTGGATCGGAACGACCGTCGATAAGCAGCACCGGGTCGGCCTGGCAGAGAGATACTTCCAGAAGGTCGACGCCTCGATCAAGTGGCTAAGCTGCGAGCCGATGCTCGAAGAGCTGGAGTTCAACGATCTGTCGACGTTCGACTGTGTCGTAATCGGCGCTCAGGAAGGCTACGGCGATATAACTGAGAAGCAGCCGGAGTTTGAGTGGGTCCTCAATCTCTGCCGCGTTGCCCAAGAAGCAGATTGCGAGATCTACTTCAAGGAGAACATCGATCTGAACCTTCCGAAAGACCTTCCAGCCTCCTAACCTTTCAATTTTCCGAAGCGCGGCGCCCTGAACGGGAAGCTGCGCTTCGGCCATTGTTTAACTCGTAGGGCGTATCTGTTCGGGGTCCTCCCGAGACCTGGCCCTATGACCGATA contains:
- a CDS encoding helix-turn-helix transcriptional regulator: MAYLTLSEIADRVRDRMKEEKITQSDVAERLEISQPAVSRALEGGSRNRSTLLNIARELRFSVDEEPRYLFEETSREERNE
- a CDS encoding DUF5131 family protein encodes the protein MQQTTNHRNRRTTSQHGPPSDTDGRTGLKDPRTANTGSSQREDGGPSDALSKLNRCEQTIEQYKESELQAARAMRRISKEGLHRELGFIRIGEYAKEKFGISKQRWYQLVAYAEIHDKIDGQIESTQVDVPLPESESHVRPLSDYKDDPDILFGMWKAVVERCDSLTRKNVKAAVDTLTGGSNSSNEDGSEEESHGEDADSNRDKENDSEKENSDEDDGSEENSDGSDSCDDSSKSSELEKARSHYSPVLDGLTNGVAESLLEIAETVSSSGPLQKSHLEDVRARHEKLSRAPTDASSFPCISGTKGNVNDRDVLIAIPEEMLTRKMAKVAVPIGVPQAQNEFGIPVSFFDKKPPLQDIRSCYEERERTPTFNGANEQIDWADYTINPVTGCLHSCGYCYARYLSEEMGRYKQGFHPTFYPGRLLAFSEAQPPEEIDHVREKNVFVGSMSDIFGKWVPDWIIQAILDEAEANAEFNYLFLTKFPQKLSRFDFPDNAWIGTTVDKQHRVGLAERYFQKVDASIKWLSCEPMLEELEFNDLSTFDCVVIGAQEGYGDITEKQPEFEWVLNLCRVAQEADCEIYFKENIDLNLPKDLPAS